One stretch of Pseudobdellovibrionaceae bacterium DNA includes these proteins:
- a CDS encoding DUF1998 domain-containing protein, with protein sequence MANNELGKVRRSQAVMTYGPGAIIDFRVDNAPVSVVAAGLEQWDERAKPAGLHNPQKTFEYRLQRLLGVDGFRLPPVEPQREQWQESRYVPSLIGVRYPTWLQCPKCHRLKPAGNWAEDPGNPVLYCGPCSAAEGNRNVFVVPVRFIVACEHGHLDEFPWNMWVQHKDDCKGPELLLFSDGTSSGLSGLKLKCKTCGSMRSMDGCFSSDALKGLRCQGKRPWLASEPVQCPATPRVLQRGASNLYFPVVLSALDIPPWSDRMQREFGDHWARLCRIPDAATRIDRIQFLELHDKMGKTPEQINEIIETRSALLENATPENLKTDEYVQFTKPDFRSLDDDSEFEISEEEVPAELRHWVSRLVRATRLREVRAIRAFTRIKPPAGDTDTTRYCQIQTEPKNWLPAIEVRGEGIFVELDLAALAVWEQQREVQARAAQVNEAYRTDWFDRHGTPPPRTITPRLLLIHSFSHALIRQLALECGYSSASLRERLYVGHGSVEMAGLLIYTATPDSDGTLGGLVRQGRSGRFYSLVRNALQAMAWCSSDPLCIDSVQSLSEGLNLSACHSCQLLSETSCEEFNRLLDRAMLVGTPSSPGIGFFSDFMRQDQE encoded by the coding sequence ATGGCGAATAACGAACTCGGTAAAGTCCGCAGAAGTCAGGCCGTGATGACCTACGGGCCCGGTGCGATCATCGACTTCCGCGTCGACAACGCTCCTGTGTCAGTGGTCGCTGCGGGTCTTGAGCAGTGGGACGAGAGAGCCAAGCCCGCCGGACTTCACAATCCGCAGAAAACTTTCGAGTACAGGCTCCAGAGGCTTCTCGGAGTCGACGGTTTCCGTCTGCCGCCCGTGGAGCCGCAGAGGGAACAATGGCAAGAGTCCAGATATGTTCCGAGTCTGATCGGCGTAAGGTATCCGACCTGGCTTCAGTGCCCGAAGTGCCACAGACTGAAGCCGGCGGGAAACTGGGCTGAGGATCCTGGCAATCCGGTTCTTTACTGCGGTCCTTGTTCGGCAGCGGAGGGGAACAGGAATGTTTTCGTCGTACCGGTCCGTTTCATCGTCGCCTGCGAACACGGACATCTGGACGAGTTCCCGTGGAACATGTGGGTTCAGCATAAGGACGACTGCAAGGGGCCCGAACTGCTTCTTTTTTCGGACGGGACCTCCAGCGGCCTCTCCGGACTGAAACTGAAATGCAAGACCTGCGGTAGCATGCGCTCGATGGACGGCTGTTTCAGCTCGGATGCGCTCAAAGGTCTCCGGTGCCAGGGCAAACGGCCTTGGCTCGCCTCGGAACCGGTGCAGTGTCCGGCCACGCCCAGAGTCCTTCAGCGCGGGGCCAGCAATCTCTATTTTCCGGTGGTTCTTTCCGCTCTCGACATTCCCCCGTGGTCAGACCGCATGCAGCGCGAATTCGGCGACCATTGGGCCCGTCTGTGCCGGATTCCCGATGCAGCGACCAGGATTGATCGCATTCAGTTTCTCGAGCTGCATGACAAGATGGGAAAGACGCCTGAGCAGATCAACGAGATCATCGAGACCCGCTCGGCCTTATTGGAAAATGCCACGCCTGAAAATCTGAAGACTGACGAGTACGTTCAGTTCACCAAGCCGGACTTCAGGTCGTTGGACGATGATTCCGAATTCGAGATTTCCGAAGAAGAAGTTCCCGCGGAACTCAGGCATTGGGTTTCCCGTCTCGTGCGGGCCACGAGACTTCGCGAGGTCCGGGCGATCAGGGCATTCACCAGGATCAAGCCGCCGGCCGGGGACACCGACACCACGAGATATTGCCAGATTCAGACGGAACCGAAGAACTGGCTGCCCGCGATCGAGGTCCGCGGTGAAGGCATCTTTGTCGAGCTTGATCTGGCCGCTCTCGCGGTCTGGGAACAGCAGCGGGAGGTGCAGGCCCGCGCGGCGCAGGTCAATGAGGCGTATCGGACGGATTGGTTTGACCGCCACGGCACGCCCCCGCCGAGGACGATCACACCGCGTCTACTCCTGATTCACTCATTTTCCCATGCGCTGATCCGGCAACTCGCCCTGGAGTGCGGGTATTCGAGCGCTTCACTGCGGGAACGGCTATATGTCGGTCATGGTTCCGTCGAGATGGCGGGTCTGCTGATTTATACCGCGACGCCGGACTCCGACGGTACGCTCGGCGGTCTCGTGAGGCAAGGGCGTTCAGGCAGATTTTATTCGCTCGTCCGCAACGCGCTTCAGGCGATGGCTTGGTGCTCTTCGGATCCCCTGTGCATCGACTCCGTTCAATCGCTTTCTGAAGGGCTGAACCTTTCGGCCTGTCACTCGTGTCAGTTGCTGTCGGAAACGTCCTGCGAGGAGTTCAACAGGCTTCTGGACAGGGCGATGCTTGTCGGTACTCCGTCATCCCCCGGCATTGGGTTCTTCTCGGATTTCATGCGTCAGGACCAGGAATAG